The Mustela erminea isolate mMusErm1 chromosome 6, mMusErm1.Pri, whole genome shotgun sequence genome includes a region encoding these proteins:
- the VIM gene encoding vimentin isoform X2, translated as MSTRSVSSSSYRRMFGGPGTGSRPSSTRSYVTTSTRTYSLGSALRPSTSRSLYTSSPGGAYVTRSSAVRLRSSVPGVRLLQDSVDFSLADAINTEFKNTRTNEKVELQELNDRFANYIDKVRFLEQQNKILLAELEQLKGQGKSRLGDLYEEEMRELRRQVDQLTNDKARVEVERDNLAEDIMRLREKLQEEMLQREEAESTLQSFRQDVDNASLARLDLERKVESLQEEIAFLKKLHEEEIQELQAQIQDQHVQIDMDVSKPDLTAALRDVRQQYESVAAKNLQEAEEWYKSKFADLSEAANRNNDALRQAKQESNEYRRQVQSLTCEVDALKGTNESLERQMREMEDNFAVEAANYQDTIGRLQDEIQNMKEEMARHLREYQDLLNVKMALDIEIATYRKLLEGEESRIALPLPNFSSLNLRETNLDSLPLVDTHSKRTLLIKTVETRDGQERNGRKLL; from the exons ATGTCCACCAGGtctgtgtcctcctcctcctaccGCAGGATGTTCGGCGGCCCCGGCACCGGGAGCCGGCCGAGCTCCACGCGCAGCTACGTGACCACGTCTACCCGCACCTACAGCCTGGGCAGCGCCCTGCGCCCCAGCACCAGCCGCAGCCTCTACACCTCGTCCCCGGGCGGCGCGTATGTCACGCGCTCCTCCGCGGTGCGCCTTCGGAGCAGTGTGCCCGGCGTGCGCCTGCTGCAGGACTCCGTGGACTTCTCGCTGGCGGACGCCATCAACACCGAGTTCAAGAACACCCGCACCAACGAGAAAGTGGAGCTGCAGGAGCTGAATGACCGCTTCGCCAACTACATTGACAAGGTGCGCTTCCTGGAACAGCAGAACAAGATTCTGCTGGCCGAGCTCGAGCAGCTCAAGGGCCAGGGCAAATCGCGCCTGGGGGACCTCTACGAGGAGGAGATGCGGGAGCTGCGCCGGCAGGTGGATCAGCTTACCAATGACAAGGCCCGCGTCGAAGTGGAGCGCGACAACCTGGCCGAGGACATCATGCGGCTCCGGGAGAA GTTGCAAGAGGAGATGCTGCAGAGAGAGGAAGCCGAGAGCACCCTGCAGTCTTTCAGACAG GATGTTGACAATGCTTCGTTGGCACGTCTTGACCTTGAGCGCAAAGTGGAATCCTTGCAGGAAGAGATTgcctttttgaagaaactccatgaGGAG GAAATCCAGGAGCTGCAGGCCCAGATTCAGGACCAGCATGTCCAGATCGATATGGATGTTTCCAAGCCTGACCTCACGGCTGCCCTGCGAGACGTCCGCCAGCAGTATGAAAGCGTGGCTGCCAAGAACCTTCAGGAGGCTGAGGAATGGTACAAGTCCAAG TTTGCTGACCTCTCTGAGGCTGCTAACCGAAACAATGATGCCCTGCGCCAGGCGAAGCAGGAGTCCAATGAGTACCGGAGACAGGTGCAGTCCCTCACCTGCGAAGTGGACGCCCTCAAAGGGACT AATGAGTCTCTGGAACGCCAGATGCGTGAAATGGAGGATAACTTTGCCGTCGAAGCTGCTAACTACCAAGACACTATTGGCCGCCTGCAGGATGAGATTCAGAACATGAAGGAAGAAATGGCCCGTCACCTTCGGGAGTACCAGGACCTGCTGAATGTCAAGATGGCTCTCGACATTGAGATTGCCACCTACAGGAAGCTGCTGGAAGGCGAGGAGAGCAG GATTGCTCTGCCTCTTCCAAACTTTTCTTCCCTGAACCTGAGGG AAACCAATCTGGATTCCCTCCCTCTGGTCGATACTCACTCAAAAAGGACACTTCTGATCAAGACGGTTGAGACTAGAGATGGACAG GAAAGAAATGGCCGAAAGCTGTTGTAA
- the VIM gene encoding vimentin isoform X1, with protein sequence MSTRSVSSSSYRRMFGGPGTGSRPSSTRSYVTTSTRTYSLGSALRPSTSRSLYTSSPGGAYVTRSSAVRLRSSVPGVRLLQDSVDFSLADAINTEFKNTRTNEKVELQELNDRFANYIDKVRFLEQQNKILLAELEQLKGQGKSRLGDLYEEEMRELRRQVDQLTNDKARVEVERDNLAEDIMRLREKLQEEMLQREEAESTLQSFRQDVDNASLARLDLERKVESLQEEIAFLKKLHEEEIQELQAQIQDQHVQIDMDVSKPDLTAALRDVRQQYESVAAKNLQEAEEWYKSKFADLSEAANRNNDALRQAKQESNEYRRQVQSLTCEVDALKGTNESLERQMREMEDNFAVEAANYQDTIGRLQDEIQNMKEEMARHLREYQDLLNVKMALDIEIATYRKLLEGEESRIALPLPNFSSLNLRETNLDSLPLVDTHSKRTLLIKTVETRDGQVINETSQHHDDLE encoded by the exons ATGTCCACCAGGtctgtgtcctcctcctcctaccGCAGGATGTTCGGCGGCCCCGGCACCGGGAGCCGGCCGAGCTCCACGCGCAGCTACGTGACCACGTCTACCCGCACCTACAGCCTGGGCAGCGCCCTGCGCCCCAGCACCAGCCGCAGCCTCTACACCTCGTCCCCGGGCGGCGCGTATGTCACGCGCTCCTCCGCGGTGCGCCTTCGGAGCAGTGTGCCCGGCGTGCGCCTGCTGCAGGACTCCGTGGACTTCTCGCTGGCGGACGCCATCAACACCGAGTTCAAGAACACCCGCACCAACGAGAAAGTGGAGCTGCAGGAGCTGAATGACCGCTTCGCCAACTACATTGACAAGGTGCGCTTCCTGGAACAGCAGAACAAGATTCTGCTGGCCGAGCTCGAGCAGCTCAAGGGCCAGGGCAAATCGCGCCTGGGGGACCTCTACGAGGAGGAGATGCGGGAGCTGCGCCGGCAGGTGGATCAGCTTACCAATGACAAGGCCCGCGTCGAAGTGGAGCGCGACAACCTGGCCGAGGACATCATGCGGCTCCGGGAGAA GTTGCAAGAGGAGATGCTGCAGAGAGAGGAAGCCGAGAGCACCCTGCAGTCTTTCAGACAG GATGTTGACAATGCTTCGTTGGCACGTCTTGACCTTGAGCGCAAAGTGGAATCCTTGCAGGAAGAGATTgcctttttgaagaaactccatgaGGAG GAAATCCAGGAGCTGCAGGCCCAGATTCAGGACCAGCATGTCCAGATCGATATGGATGTTTCCAAGCCTGACCTCACGGCTGCCCTGCGAGACGTCCGCCAGCAGTATGAAAGCGTGGCTGCCAAGAACCTTCAGGAGGCTGAGGAATGGTACAAGTCCAAG TTTGCTGACCTCTCTGAGGCTGCTAACCGAAACAATGATGCCCTGCGCCAGGCGAAGCAGGAGTCCAATGAGTACCGGAGACAGGTGCAGTCCCTCACCTGCGAAGTGGACGCCCTCAAAGGGACT AATGAGTCTCTGGAACGCCAGATGCGTGAAATGGAGGATAACTTTGCCGTCGAAGCTGCTAACTACCAAGACACTATTGGCCGCCTGCAGGATGAGATTCAGAACATGAAGGAAGAAATGGCCCGTCACCTTCGGGAGTACCAGGACCTGCTGAATGTCAAGATGGCTCTCGACATTGAGATTGCCACCTACAGGAAGCTGCTGGAAGGCGAGGAGAGCAG GATTGCTCTGCCTCTTCCAAACTTTTCTTCCCTGAACCTGAGGG AAACCAATCTGGATTCCCTCCCTCTGGTCGATACTCACTCAAAAAGGACACTTCTGATCAAGACGGTTGAGACTAGAGATGGACAG GTTATCAATGAAACTTCTCAGCATCACGATGACCTTGAGTAA